In a genomic window of Malaclemys terrapin pileata isolate rMalTer1 chromosome 17, rMalTer1.hap1, whole genome shotgun sequence:
- the QRFP gene encoding orexigenic neuropeptide QRFP gives MKAPYSLSCLLLFSLGACVPPDARKETGEPGDGVRFETSWQETADDTSPSGLRQRRFEDLSSLFSVAKELQGFGKERAGFRFRFGRQESREEEGEGVGFLRGDGEKRSGTLGNLAEELNGYNRKKGGFSFRFGRR, from the coding sequence ATGAAGGCTCCTTACTCCTTGTCCTGCCTCCTCCTCTTCAGCTTGGGAGCCTGCGTCCCTCCCGACGCCAGAAAGGAGACGGGAGAGCCAGGGGACGGGGTCCGGTTTGAGACAAGCTGGCAGGAAACGGCAGACGACACCTCCCCGAGCGGCCTAAGGCAGCGGAGATTTGAAGACCTCAGCTCCCTGTTCAGCGTGGCCAAGGAGCTCCAGGGCTTTGGCAAGGAGAGGGCAGGCTTCAGGTTCAGGTTCGGGAGGCAGGAGAGCCGGGAAGAGGAAGGCGAAGGGGTCGGTTTCCTGCGGGGGGACGGCGAGAAGCGCAGCGGCACCCTGGGGAACCTGGCGGAGGAGCTCAATGGCTACAACAGGAAGAAAGGGGGATTCAGCTTCCGCTTTGGCAGAAGATGA